A section of the Malus sylvestris chromosome 17, drMalSylv7.2, whole genome shotgun sequence genome encodes:
- the LOC126609965 gene encoding putative disease resistance protein RGA3 isoform X1: MTEALVSGLTDRLVEKGDTQPAAVLREIQPLLEDAERRQLKEAFVRNWLCELKDAVSDMEDVLDEWDTALLKIKIKKLQFGISDEVRFCILNSFLCFCQVRRVGQRRQIAVKLNELRERLSAIASDSGKYGFNSLNKLNNVGEIEQIKQPARLGTTSLIEESAIYGRDEDKKVLMSRLVSESSEDGMRRNVDVIPVVGMGGMGKTTLAQLVYNDDRVRTHFDLRIWVCVSHPFDVTKVAKAILEAILGQTQKLVELDLLIEHIHEAIAGKKFLLVLDDVWDEDSSKWELLRRPLDAGGVGSRILVTTRNKSVARMMSATGMITLGTLPEDDSWLIFSQIAFLGRDKSESKQLEEIGREIVRKCHGVPLAAKTMGALMRFKDTRREWEYVLHSLMWERKDVNTPVFDVLVLSYCNLSPALRRCFSYCAVFPKDYMIERDNLIKLWMSQGYLHFDRNKEKEILGREYFMDLVTRSLFQVFEKDHQGDIIRCKMHDIVHDFAQFLTKSECFIGVAEEYNLVTEKIRHCTFVRAPDAAFPVSTWNGNSLRTLLILGSTNTAINPAIFSHLSSLRTLDLSDCWFKELPEEIGEFMHLRYLNLSGNDELESLPEKLCDLSNLQTLLIKDCMRLRRLPEAMGKLVSLRHLHIDWSFNLERLPKGIARLTSLQTLDMFVVARCDKNEALQLGDLKKLNKLEGYIRICKCGNIENVGEAEKAELMYSKLLVNVKLDFDWSGERRLEDEIILECLQPHSNLEALEIRKYRGTTISPDWMMSLTNLRRLVLYSCQYSEALPPLGKLPSLESLEICLMKSVKNVGLEFLGIGTDGAEISSFVSFPKLSELRFCSLGKWKVWEGSVRSMEEDISCRIMPCLLSLEINSCFCLDVLPNFLKKTPLQNLTITDSKVLQDHCIVGTGKEWDTISHIPNIKINFESVQRDDL, from the coding sequence GTACGGTTTTGCATACTCAACTCCTTCCTTTGTTTCTGTCAAGTCCGCCGCGTCGGTCAACGCCGTCAGATCGCCGTTAAATTGAATGAACTGAGGGAGAGGTTGAGTGCTATTGCATCCGATAGTGGCAAATACGGTTTTAATTCGTTGAATAAGTTGAACAACGTTGGAGAGATTGAACAAATTAAACAACCTGCGAGATTGGGAACTACTTCTTTGATTGAGGAATCTGCCATTTATGGCCGAGATGAAGATAAGAAGGTTTTGATGAGCAGGTTAGTGTCTGAGAGCAGTGAAGACGGTATGAGGCGCAATGTCGATGTCATCCCTGTTGTGGGGATGGGTGGGATGGGAAAGACCACTCTTGCTCAATTGGTGTATAACGACGACAGGGTCAGAACCCATTTTGATTTGCGAATTTGGGTGTGCGTTTCGCACCCTTTCGATGTCACGAAGGTTGCCAAAGCGATTCTCGAAGCTATTCTTGGTCAGACCCAGAAGTTGGTTGAGCTGGATCTTTTAATAGAGCATATACATGAAGCTATTGCTGGGAAGAAGTTTCTTCTTGTTCTAGATGATGTATGGGATGAAGACTCCTCGAAATGGGAACTTCTGAGGCGGCCTTTGGATGCCGGTGGTGTAGGCAGTAGAATTTTGGTGACCACAAGAAATAAGAGTGTTGCTCGGATGATGAGTGCAACTGGTATGATTACTCTGGGGACATTGCCCGAGGATGATTCTTGGTTGATATTTAGCCAGATAGCATTTCTTGGAAGGGATAAGAGTGAGAGCAAGCAACTAGAAGAAATTGGTAGGGAAATTGTAAGAAAGTGTCATGGTGTGCCTCTTGCTGCAAAGACCATGGGAGCTCTCATGCGCTTTAAAGATACTAGACGAGAGTGGGAATATGTTTTGCACAGTCTGATGTGGGAACGGAAAGATGTCAACACACCAGTTTTTGATGTACTCGTGCTGAGCTATTGTAATTTGTCCCCTGCACTAAGACGTTGTTTCTCATATTGTGCGGTTTTTCCAAAAGATTACATGATTGAAAGAGATAATTTGATTAAATTGTGGATGTCACAAGGTTATCTTCATTTCGACagaaataaagaaaaggaaatattAGGTCGAGAATACTTTATGGATTTAGTAACGCGGTCTCTCTTCCAAGTTTTTGAAAAAGATCATCAAGGAGATATTATAAGATGCAAGATGCATGACATAGTGCATGACTTTGCTCAATTTCTCACAAAATCTGAATGCTTTATCGGTGTTGCAGAGGAATATAACCTAGTGACTGAAAAGATTCGTCATTGTACTTTCGTTCGAGCACCTGATGCTGCATTTCCTGTTTCTACTTGGAATGGAAATAGTCTACGAACTCTCCTCATTTTGGGTTCCACAAACACCGCCATAAATCCTGCTATATTCTCACATCTATCAAGTCTTAGGACATTAGATTTGAGTGACTGCTGGTTCAAAGAACTACCAGAAGAGATTGGTGAGTTTATGCATTTGAGGTATCTCAATTTATCTGGTAATGATGAGTTGGAAAGCTTGCCTGAGAAACTCTGTGATTTATCTAATTTGCAAACCTTGTTGATCAAAGATTGTATGCGACTTCGCAGACTCCCAGAAGCGATGGGGAAGCTAGTAAGCTTACGACATCTTCATATTGATTGGTCTTTTAATCTAGAGAGATTGCCGAAAGGAATTGCAAGACTTACTTCTCTTCAAACGCTAGATATGTTTGTTGTAGCACGTTGTGACAAGAATGAAGCGTTACAGTTGGGAGATTTGAAAAAGTTAAACAAACTTGAAGGTTACATTCGGATATGCAAGTGTGGCAATATAGAAAACGTGGGGGAGGCTGAGAAAGCAGAACTTATGTATAGCAAGCTCCTTGTTAATGTGAAGCTAGATTTTGATTGGAGTGGAGAGCGGAGGCTTGAAGATGAAATAATACTGGAATGCTTACAGCCACATTCAAATTTAGAAGCCTTAGAGATACGGAAGTACAGAGGCACCACCATTTCTCCGGATTGGATGATGTCCTTAACTAATTTGAGAAGGCTTGTCTTGTATTCCTGCCAATACTCTGAGGCTTTGCCTCCTCTGGGAAAACTTCCATCCCTTGAATCACTTGAAATATGTCTtatgaaaagtgtgaaaaatgtgggGCTTGAGTTTTTGGGCATAGGAACTGATGGTGCAGAAATATCATCATTTGTTTCATTCCCAAAATTAAGTGAACTTCGGTTTTGTTCCTTGGGAAAGTGGAAAGTGTGGGAAGGGAGCGTAAGGTCTATGGAAGAAGATATTTCGTGTAGAATAATGCCATGTCTTCTTTCCTTAGAGATTAACTCCTGCTTTTGTTTAGACGTGCTGCCAAACTTCCTGAAAAAGACACCACTACAGAATCTGACGATCACTGACTCTAAAGTTCTCCAAGACCATTGCATTGTGGGGACTGGCAAGGAGTGGGATACGATTTCCCACATTCCAAATATCAAGATTAATTTTGAAAGCGTTCAAAGAGACGACCTCTGA
- the LOC126609965 gene encoding putative disease resistance protein RGA3 isoform X2: MAEALVSGLTDRLVEKEGTQLAAVLREIQPLLEDAERRQLKEAFVRNWLCDLKDAVCDLEDVLDEWDTALLKIKIQKLQFGISGKVRFCILNSFLCFCQVRRVGQRRQIAVKLNELRERLSAIASDSGKYGFNSLNKLNNVGEIEQIKQPARLGTTSLIEESAIYGRDEDKKVLMSRLVSESSEDGMRRNVDVIPVVGMGGMGKTTLAQLVYNDDRVRTHFDLRIWVCVSHPFDVTKVAKAILEAILGQTQKLVELDLLIEHIHEAIAGKKFLLVLDDVWDEDSSKWELLRRPLDAGGVGSRILVTTRNKSVARMMSATGMITLGTLPEDDSWLIFSQIAFLGRDKSESKQLEEIGREIVRKCHGVPLAAKTMGALMRFKDTRREWEYVLHSLMWERKDVNTPVFDVLVLSYCNLSPALRRCFSYCAVFPKDYMIERDNLIKLWMSQGYLHFDRNKEKEILGREYFMDLVTRSLFQVFEKDHQGDIIRCKMHDIVHDFAQFLTKSECFIGVAEEYNLVTEKIRHCTFVRAPDAAFPVSTWNGNSLRTLLILGSTNTAINPAIFSHLSSLRTLDLSDCWFKELPEEIGEFMHLRYLNLSGNDELESLPEKLCDLSNLQTLLIKDCMRLRRLPEAMGKLVSLRHLHIDWSFNLERLPKGIARLTSLQTLDMFVVARCDKNEALQLGDLKKLNKLEGYIRICKCGNIENVGEAEKAELMYSKLLVNVKLDFDWSGERRLEDEIILECLQPHSNLEALEIRKYRGTTISPDWMMSLTNLRRLVLYSCQYSEALPPLGKLPSLESLEICLMKSVKNVGLEFLGIGTDGAEISSFVSFPKLSELRFCSLGKWKVWEGSVRSMEEDISCRIMPCLLSLEINSCFCLDVLPNFLKKTPLQNLTITDSKVLQDHCIVGTGKEWDTISHIPNIKINFESVQRDDL; this comes from the coding sequence ATGGCCGAAGCCCTCGTGTCCGGGCTCACAGACCGACTTGTAGAGAAGGAAGGCACCCAACTGGCCGCCGTCCTCCGTGAAATCCAACCGCTGCTGGAGGACGCAGAGCGGAGACAACTGAAAGAGGCCTTCGTCCGCAACTGGCTGTGCGACCTCAAAGACGCCGTCTGCGACTTGGAGGACGTGTTGGACGAGTGGGATACCGCTCTTCTCAAAATCAAGATTCAAAAACTCCAGTTCGGAATCTCCGGCAAGGTACGGTTTTGCATACTCAACTCCTTCCTTTGTTTCTGTCAAGTCCGCCGCGTCGGTCAACGCCGTCAGATCGCCGTTAAATTGAATGAACTGAGGGAGAGGTTGAGTGCTATTGCATCCGATAGTGGCAAATACGGTTTTAATTCGTTGAATAAGTTGAACAACGTTGGAGAGATTGAACAAATTAAACAACCTGCGAGATTGGGAACTACTTCTTTGATTGAGGAATCTGCCATTTATGGCCGAGATGAAGATAAGAAGGTTTTGATGAGCAGGTTAGTGTCTGAGAGCAGTGAAGACGGTATGAGGCGCAATGTCGATGTCATCCCTGTTGTGGGGATGGGTGGGATGGGAAAGACCACTCTTGCTCAATTGGTGTATAACGACGACAGGGTCAGAACCCATTTTGATTTGCGAATTTGGGTGTGCGTTTCGCACCCTTTCGATGTCACGAAGGTTGCCAAAGCGATTCTCGAAGCTATTCTTGGTCAGACCCAGAAGTTGGTTGAGCTGGATCTTTTAATAGAGCATATACATGAAGCTATTGCTGGGAAGAAGTTTCTTCTTGTTCTAGATGATGTATGGGATGAAGACTCCTCGAAATGGGAACTTCTGAGGCGGCCTTTGGATGCCGGTGGTGTAGGCAGTAGAATTTTGGTGACCACAAGAAATAAGAGTGTTGCTCGGATGATGAGTGCAACTGGTATGATTACTCTGGGGACATTGCCCGAGGATGATTCTTGGTTGATATTTAGCCAGATAGCATTTCTTGGAAGGGATAAGAGTGAGAGCAAGCAACTAGAAGAAATTGGTAGGGAAATTGTAAGAAAGTGTCATGGTGTGCCTCTTGCTGCAAAGACCATGGGAGCTCTCATGCGCTTTAAAGATACTAGACGAGAGTGGGAATATGTTTTGCACAGTCTGATGTGGGAACGGAAAGATGTCAACACACCAGTTTTTGATGTACTCGTGCTGAGCTATTGTAATTTGTCCCCTGCACTAAGACGTTGTTTCTCATATTGTGCGGTTTTTCCAAAAGATTACATGATTGAAAGAGATAATTTGATTAAATTGTGGATGTCACAAGGTTATCTTCATTTCGACagaaataaagaaaaggaaatattAGGTCGAGAATACTTTATGGATTTAGTAACGCGGTCTCTCTTCCAAGTTTTTGAAAAAGATCATCAAGGAGATATTATAAGATGCAAGATGCATGACATAGTGCATGACTTTGCTCAATTTCTCACAAAATCTGAATGCTTTATCGGTGTTGCAGAGGAATATAACCTAGTGACTGAAAAGATTCGTCATTGTACTTTCGTTCGAGCACCTGATGCTGCATTTCCTGTTTCTACTTGGAATGGAAATAGTCTACGAACTCTCCTCATTTTGGGTTCCACAAACACCGCCATAAATCCTGCTATATTCTCACATCTATCAAGTCTTAGGACATTAGATTTGAGTGACTGCTGGTTCAAAGAACTACCAGAAGAGATTGGTGAGTTTATGCATTTGAGGTATCTCAATTTATCTGGTAATGATGAGTTGGAAAGCTTGCCTGAGAAACTCTGTGATTTATCTAATTTGCAAACCTTGTTGATCAAAGATTGTATGCGACTTCGCAGACTCCCAGAAGCGATGGGGAAGCTAGTAAGCTTACGACATCTTCATATTGATTGGTCTTTTAATCTAGAGAGATTGCCGAAAGGAATTGCAAGACTTACTTCTCTTCAAACGCTAGATATGTTTGTTGTAGCACGTTGTGACAAGAATGAAGCGTTACAGTTGGGAGATTTGAAAAAGTTAAACAAACTTGAAGGTTACATTCGGATATGCAAGTGTGGCAATATAGAAAACGTGGGGGAGGCTGAGAAAGCAGAACTTATGTATAGCAAGCTCCTTGTTAATGTGAAGCTAGATTTTGATTGGAGTGGAGAGCGGAGGCTTGAAGATGAAATAATACTGGAATGCTTACAGCCACATTCAAATTTAGAAGCCTTAGAGATACGGAAGTACAGAGGCACCACCATTTCTCCGGATTGGATGATGTCCTTAACTAATTTGAGAAGGCTTGTCTTGTATTCCTGCCAATACTCTGAGGCTTTGCCTCCTCTGGGAAAACTTCCATCCCTTGAATCACTTGAAATATGTCTtatgaaaagtgtgaaaaatgtgggGCTTGAGTTTTTGGGCATAGGAACTGATGGTGCAGAAATATCATCATTTGTTTCATTCCCAAAATTAAGTGAACTTCGGTTTTGTTCCTTGGGAAAGTGGAAAGTGTGGGAAGGGAGCGTAAGGTCTATGGAAGAAGATATTTCGTGTAGAATAATGCCATGTCTTCTTTCCTTAGAGATTAACTCCTGCTTTTGTTTAGACGTGCTGCCAAACTTCCTGAAAAAGACACCACTACAGAATCTGACGATCACTGACTCTAAAGTTCTCCAAGACCATTGCATTGTGGGGACTGGCAAGGAGTGGGATACGATTTCCCACATTCCAAATATCAAGATTAATTTTGAAAGCGTTCAAAGAGACGACCTCTGA